In one bacterium genomic region, the following are encoded:
- a CDS encoding T9SS type A sorting domain-containing protein, with the protein MRRSSLAFVTLFAIGFAAPGLGREPGPQERIFFTSEPPPVESAPADLRADTLFLFAASGPGAYGTPGTNARGFSFDDGAGGPAAAGWTPVDVTAQTDTYWHLQDLYLSHGHGTDFAAADDFADGGPTAGNDYAWWCGRSGACGWAHPIGYGDGWNQWLVLAVPEAATGGTLEFDYVADFEGDVYDYFTLYAQSAEGELSELLDNHVSGEQDVRHYGPLAFGEVAALIFAFVSDGAWSDEDGSYVSDVGAVWLDNFELDYTGAPDVAWDFESGVESDFPALTASWPAGAGAYGALYRSLFSEDQCIVNSSYAWAFFDLGTTNPEYPIPVIPYGPPYVDNGIVSPVLDRAHSLGDPVGEPMDDVWHGPSHLLVRCMTYFDLPLEALIFCEVEVQAAVSEFPCLGEWEYGGGVYYGGGVVAWLSWTRDRTLQLLSSAGPHNIVGARVRYRVMDMCPFWCNDYGDGTGHTPAPYFDTISVMVINGSPANWSVDSWWRFQDNFPEANGKVRIDSAIDVQPYSGTTLVIGDSTLIKLNMSGYGGIRGDYLSVPGQVRPSLYLHSRVVAGPNVGSTSPAMGDPDASDGIYSPRIGTAVVNGETWNVAVADTARYQGAISPHWYAFDFAEDFFMPGDIIQHYYKGIAVDNTVQTRPGSAESSNPELRNYYVVRCLPTAGATLLFVEDGRLVSGYYQGEPTADQRIAGYWQEAFRYNGYSGYDIYTTQAPSSGLHNGLGGRAEIGDIDQYEVIVWDSGDLPSFTIQNALPDDLAFDDVLLDDWLRNSAHNTCLWVMGTEVANDLDDEPSFLNVTLGATHILDGSHYNDVTGILAPQVKSVHPALSIGGQQPSFRVDAGCPFPRNLDLVEKNDALAQDAMAWSVTTGVPSARAGIYNLDPDGDGEITSPGGFTNRTLFNPFSYYQVRDEGFGVPQGYDYARRLVGDVLSSLCGFAPNGQPDGADLAPARTALAGAYPNPFNPSTAIRFALAQPERVHLEVFDLGGRRVRTLVDGPLPAAQHEAIWDGADAVGHRLPSGVYFARLVAGDYRASAKLVLLK; encoded by the coding sequence ATGCGCCGTTCGTCGCTCGCGTTCGTCACGCTGTTTGCGATCGGGTTCGCCGCGCCGGGTCTGGGCCGGGAGCCGGGGCCCCAGGAGCGGATCTTCTTCACGAGCGAGCCGCCTCCGGTCGAGTCCGCGCCCGCCGACCTGCGCGCCGACACGCTCTTCCTCTTCGCCGCTTCGGGGCCGGGCGCCTACGGGACGCCGGGCACCAACGCGCGCGGCTTCTCGTTCGACGACGGCGCCGGCGGCCCCGCCGCGGCGGGCTGGACGCCGGTCGACGTCACGGCCCAGACGGACACCTACTGGCACCTCCAGGATCTCTACCTCAGCCACGGCCACGGGACGGACTTCGCCGCCGCCGACGACTTCGCCGACGGCGGCCCGACGGCCGGCAACGACTACGCCTGGTGGTGCGGCCGCTCGGGGGCCTGCGGCTGGGCGCATCCGATCGGATACGGGGACGGCTGGAACCAGTGGCTGGTCCTCGCGGTGCCGGAGGCGGCCACCGGCGGCACGCTGGAGTTCGACTACGTCGCCGACTTCGAGGGGGACGTCTACGACTACTTCACGCTCTACGCGCAGAGCGCGGAGGGCGAGCTGAGCGAGCTGCTCGACAACCATGTCTCGGGCGAGCAGGATGTTCGCCACTACGGCCCCCTCGCCTTCGGCGAGGTCGCGGCCTTGATCTTCGCCTTCGTCTCCGACGGGGCGTGGTCGGACGAGGACGGCTCCTACGTCTCCGATGTCGGCGCGGTCTGGCTCGACAACTTCGAGCTGGACTACACGGGCGCCCCGGACGTGGCCTGGGACTTCGAGAGCGGCGTCGAGTCCGATTTCCCGGCCCTGACGGCGAGCTGGCCGGCGGGCGCCGGCGCCTACGGCGCTCTCTACCGCAGCCTGTTCTCCGAAGACCAGTGCATCGTCAACTCGAGCTACGCCTGGGCTTTCTTCGATCTGGGCACGACGAACCCCGAGTATCCGATTCCCGTGATCCCCTACGGGCCGCCCTACGTGGACAACGGGATCGTCAGCCCGGTGCTGGACCGGGCGCACTCCCTCGGCGATCCGGTCGGGGAGCCCATGGACGATGTCTGGCACGGGCCCAGCCATCTCCTCGTGCGCTGCATGACCTACTTCGACCTGCCGCTGGAGGCGCTGATCTTCTGCGAAGTCGAGGTGCAGGCTGCCGTCAGCGAGTTTCCCTGTCTAGGCGAGTGGGAGTACGGTGGCGGCGTGTACTACGGCGGCGGTGTGGTCGCCTGGCTGAGTTGGACCCGCGACCGCACGCTGCAGCTGTTGAGTTCGGCGGGTCCGCACAACATCGTCGGCGCGCGCGTCAGGTATCGCGTGATGGACATGTGTCCCTTCTGGTGCAACGATTACGGCGATGGTACCGGTCACACGCCGGCGCCCTACTTCGACACGATCAGCGTGATGGTTATCAACGGCTCTCCGGCGAACTGGAGCGTGGACAGCTGGTGGCGCTTCCAGGACAACTTCCCGGAGGCGAACGGCAAGGTCCGCATCGACAGCGCCATCGACGTCCAGCCGTACAGCGGCACGACGTTGGTCATCGGCGACTCCACGCTGATCAAGCTGAACATGAGCGGATACGGCGGCATCCGGGGCGACTACCTGAGCGTTCCGGGCCAGGTGCGTCCCAGCCTGTACCTGCACTCGCGCGTGGTCGCGGGCCCGAATGTGGGCAGCACGAGCCCGGCGATGGGCGATCCCGATGCCAGCGATGGCATCTACTCGCCGCGCATCGGCACCGCTGTCGTCAATGGCGAGACGTGGAACGTCGCGGTTGCCGACACCGCGCGCTACCAGGGCGCGATCAGTCCCCACTGGTATGCCTTCGACTTCGCCGAGGACTTCTTCATGCCGGGCGACATCATCCAGCACTACTACAAGGGGATTGCTGTCGATAACACGGTGCAGACGCGTCCGGGATCGGCCGAGAGCAGCAACCCCGAACTCCGCAACTACTACGTCGTGCGCTGCCTGCCGACGGCGGGCGCGACCCTGCTCTTCGTCGAGGATGGCCGTCTGGTCAGCGGCTACTACCAGGGCGAACCGACTGCGGACCAGCGAATCGCCGGCTACTGGCAGGAGGCCTTCCGCTACAACGGCTACTCCGGCTACGACATCTACACGACCCAGGCCCCCAGTTCGGGATTGCACAATGGTCTGGGCGGTCGCGCCGAGATCGGCGACATCGATCAGTACGAGGTGATCGTCTGGGACAGCGGCGATCTGCCCTCGTTCACGATCCAGAACGCGCTGCCCGACGATCTGGCCTTCGACGACGTGCTCCTGGACGACTGGCTCAGGAACAGCGCCCACAACACCTGCCTCTGGGTGATGGGCACCGAGGTGGCCAACGATCTCGATGACGAGCCGAGCTTCCTGAACGTGACGCTGGGCGCGACGCACATCCTGGACGGTAGCCACTACAACGACGTGACCGGCATCCTGGCGCCGCAGGTGAAGTCGGTGCATCCGGCCCTTTCGATCGGCGGCCAGCAGCCCAGCTTCCGGGTGGACGCCGGCTGTCCGTTCCCGCGCAACCTGGACCTCGTCGAGAAGAACGACGCGCTGGCTCAGGACGCGATGGCCTGGAGCGTCACCACCGGTGTCCCGAGCGCGCGGGCGGGCATCTACAACCTGGACCCGGACGGCGACGGCGAGATCACGAGCCCGGGCGGCTTCACGAACCGGACGCTGTTCAACCCGTTCAGCTACTACCAGGTTCGGGACGAGGGCTTCGGCGTTCCCCAGGGCTACGACTACGCGCGCCGTCTGGTCGGCGACGTGCTGTCGAGCCTCTGCGGCTTCGCGCCCAACGGCCAACCAGATGGTGCCGACCTCGCGCCTGCGCGCACGGCCCTGGCCGGCGCCTATCCCAATCCCTTCAACCCGTCGACGGCGATCCGCTTCGCGCTCGCCCAGCCGGAACGCGTTCACCTGGAGGTCTTCGACCTTGGCGGCCGGCGCGTGCGGACCCTGGTCGACGGGCCGCTGCCGGCGGCGCAGCACGAAGCGATCTGGGACGGCGCCGACGCAGTCGGCCACCGACTGCCGAGCGGGGTCTACTTCGCGCGGCTCGTGGCGGGGGACTACCGGGCCAGCGCGAAGCTGGTGCTGCTCAAGTGA
- a CDS encoding T9SS type A sorting domain-containing protein produces the protein MKRILSLTLSLALVLTAASAGFARDVAKDTRLNFEHLGSPLEPISTTGMRADTFFLFAGSGPGSYGSAGTNARGFTFDNAGGPATAGWTTVDVTAQPDAYWHLQALTLSNGHATDFQSAAGLPPTGGPGGDTVNDYAWWCGRANVCGWINPTGYGGGWNQWLELTVPVAATAGSLEFDYVGDFEGDVYDFFTLYSKTGANDPVELLSNAVSGEQIVTHYGPIAFGNIDKLIFAFVSDGGWSDEDGSFITDIGAVWIDNIEIDYTGATDVAWNFESGNEADFPALDATFPAGAGAYGALYANLFSEDICITNSTYAWAFFDLNTTNPEYPIPVTPYGPPYFENGIQSPMLEKAHMLGDPVGMSFNDAHGSNSQFVFSILVYWDMPLNTLVFLQSDVAARTVEVPCLGQWANNNIVYYGGGITAWLTHTRDYTLQLATSAGAGNTIDGAVLRLKTLDMCPFWCNVYGDGTGHTPAPYMDVISARLINTSSIAWDIDVFHRFQDNFPEVGGTVRIDSAIDVQPVSGTTLVIGDSTKIKLNMDGNGGIKQDLTSVPGETRPSLYMHFRVAAGPHAGSTSALMSDPDATDGIYSPRIGTTVVNGETWNVAVADTARYQGTISPGSYAFDLAEDYFVAGDVIQLYYKGTAVDNTMQTRPAWAESSNPDLRSYYIVRCLPTAGATMLLCDDDFGNQPWWDEAFLYNGYAGYDVYATQAPSSGLHNGLGGRAEVGDIDQYDVIVWDSGDLPSYTIQNALPDDLTFDDVLLDDWLRNSAKNTCLWVMGNEVANDLDNEASFLNINLGATHILDGSHYNDVTGILVPQVKSVHPALLIGGQQPTFRVDAGCPFVRNLDLVEKNDAMAVDAMAWSVVTGAPTSRAGIYNTDPDGNGLITSPGGYTNRTLFNPFGYYEVWDEGFGIPQGYDYARRMVGDVLTNLCGFEANSTPNNAGEVPASFALKGNFPNPFNPKTTIRFALAASEHVHLNVYDLGGRLVKTLVDEPMTAANHEVVWDGTDSGGAKVASGVYFYKLVAGDFNATEKMVMLK, from the coding sequence CGTGGCTTCACCTTCGACAACGCCGGCGGTCCGGCCACGGCTGGGTGGACGACCGTGGACGTGACGGCGCAGCCGGATGCCTACTGGCACCTGCAGGCGCTGACCCTGAGCAACGGCCACGCCACGGACTTCCAGTCGGCGGCCGGCCTGCCTCCGACGGGCGGCCCGGGCGGCGATACCGTGAACGACTACGCCTGGTGGTGCGGCCGTGCGAACGTCTGCGGCTGGATCAACCCCACCGGTTACGGCGGCGGCTGGAACCAGTGGCTCGAGCTCACGGTCCCGGTGGCGGCGACTGCCGGCAGCCTCGAGTTCGACTACGTCGGCGACTTCGAGGGCGATGTCTACGACTTCTTCACGCTGTACTCGAAGACCGGCGCCAACGATCCCGTCGAGCTGCTGAGCAACGCGGTCAGCGGCGAGCAGATCGTGACCCACTACGGGCCGATCGCCTTCGGGAACATCGACAAGCTGATCTTCGCCTTCGTGTCCGACGGCGGCTGGTCCGACGAGGACGGTTCCTTCATCACCGACATCGGTGCCGTGTGGATCGACAACATCGAGATCGACTACACCGGTGCGACGGACGTCGCGTGGAACTTCGAGAGCGGTAACGAGGCGGACTTCCCCGCGCTCGATGCCACCTTCCCCGCGGGTGCCGGCGCCTACGGCGCGCTGTATGCGAACCTGTTCTCCGAGGACATCTGCATCACGAACTCGACCTACGCCTGGGCGTTCTTCGATCTGAACACGACGAACCCCGAGTACCCGATCCCGGTGACTCCCTACGGTCCGCCGTACTTCGAGAACGGCATCCAGAGCCCGATGCTGGAGAAGGCGCACATGCTGGGCGACCCCGTCGGCATGAGCTTCAACGATGCCCACGGGTCGAACTCCCAGTTCGTGTTCAGCATCCTGGTCTACTGGGACATGCCGCTCAACACGCTGGTGTTCCTCCAGTCCGACGTGGCGGCGCGCACCGTCGAGGTGCCCTGCCTCGGCCAGTGGGCGAACAACAACATTGTGTACTACGGCGGCGGCATCACGGCGTGGCTGACCCATACCCGGGACTACACGCTGCAGCTGGCGACTTCGGCGGGGGCCGGCAACACCATCGATGGTGCCGTTCTCCGTCTGAAGACCCTCGACATGTGTCCCTTCTGGTGCAACGTCTACGGCGATGGTACCGGTCACACGCCCGCGCCCTACATGGATGTCATTTCCGCGCGCTTGATCAACACCTCGTCGATCGCCTGGGACATCGATGTCTTCCATCGCTTCCAGGACAACTTCCCCGAAGTGGGCGGCACGGTCCGGATCGACAGCGCCATCGACGTCCAGCCGGTCAGCGGCACGACCCTGGTCATCGGCGACTCCACGAAGATCAAGCTGAACATGGACGGCAACGGCGGCATCAAGCAGGACCTCACGAGTGTTCCTGGCGAGACCCGTCCGAGCCTGTACATGCACTTCCGCGTGGCGGCCGGCCCGCACGCGGGGTCCACGAGCGCGTTGATGAGCGACCCGGATGCCACCGACGGCATCTACTCGCCTCGCATCGGCACGACCGTCGTGAACGGCGAGACCTGGAACGTCGCGGTTGCTGATACCGCGCGCTACCAGGGCACCATCAGCCCGGGCTCGTATGCCTTCGACCTCGCGGAGGACTACTTCGTGGCGGGCGATGTCATCCAGCTGTACTACAAGGGCACCGCGGTCGACAACACGATGCAGACGCGTCCGGCTTGGGCCGAGAGCAGCAACCCCGATCTGCGTTCGTACTACATCGTGCGCTGCCTGCCGACGGCGGGTGCGACGATGCTGCTGTGCGACGACGATTTCGGGAATCAGCCCTGGTGGGACGAGGCGTTCCTGTACAACGGCTACGCCGGTTACGACGTCTACGCGACCCAGGCGCCGAGCTCCGGTCTGCACAACGGTCTCGGTGGCCGTGCGGAGGTCGGGGACATCGACCAGTACGACGTGATCGTGTGGGACAGCGGCGATCTGCCCAGCTACACGATCCAGAACGCGCTGCCCGACGACCTGACCTTCGACGACGTGCTGCTGGACGACTGGCTCAGGAACAGCGCCAAGAACACCTGCCTCTGGGTGATGGGCAACGAAGTGGCCAACGACCTCGATAACGAGGCGAGCTTCCTGAACATCAACCTGGGCGCGACGCACATCCTGGACGGTAGCCACTACAACGACGTGACCGGCATCCTGGTGCCGCAGGTGAAGTCGGTGCATCCGGCCCTGCTGATCGGCGGCCAGCAGCCCACCTTCCGGGTGGACGCCGGCTGTCCGTTCGTGCGCAACCTGGACCTCGTCGAGAAGAACGACGCCATGGCCGTCGATGCGATGGCCTGGAGCGTCGTCACGGGTGCTCCCACCTCGCGTGCGGGCATCTACAACACGGACCCGGATGGCAACGGCTTGATCACGAGCCCGGGCGGCTACACCAACCGGACGCTGTTCAACCCGTTCGGCTACTACGAGGTCTGGGACGAGGGCTTCGGCATTCCGCAGGGCTACGACTACGCGCGCCGTATGGTCGGCGACGTGCTGACGAACCTCTGTGGCTTCGAAGCCAACTCCACCCCGAACAACGCGGGTGAGGTGCCGGCGAGCTTCGCGCTCAAGGGCAACTTCCCCAACCCCTTCAACCCCAAGACCACGATTCGCTTCGCCCTCGCTGCCAGCGAGCACGTGCACCTGAACGTGTACGATCTCGGCGGCCGCCTGGTGAAGACTCTGGTTGACGAGCCGATGACGGCCGCCAACCACGAGGTGGTTTGGGACGGCACCGACAGCGGCGGCGCCAAGGTCGCCAGCGGCGTGTACTTCTACAAGCTCGTCGCGGGTGATTTCAACGCCACCGAGAAGATGGTGATGCTCAAGTAG